The nucleotide sequence AATCTATCTCGTACTCATCATGTAGAAGTTGCACGCCGTTGTCTTCCATTTACTTTGTGTTGCGGATAGCTATAGCTAGCAGCCTTTAGTGACAGTAAACTTTGGTCGACAAAAAGCAAAAGCTTGTGTTCGGAGTTTATGAGAGGCAAAAAAGCATGATTCAAACGGTGACTATATTGTTCTATCTTTCTTATCATGACATAGCAACAAAAATGCACATTTTGTGGCAGACTTGAGTTTTTGATGACGAATAGTCTCCAATGAGTAGATATCAACATAATACCACATCGTCTTCTTCACAATGAGTTTTCTCGGATCAATAATAGCACATTCAGATTTATATCATCTGACAATGTTACAGCAGGAAATTAACTGACAAGTGCCGTATCTACGTAATATTCTACAGATTAGTATAAATGTCTGACGTATCATCATCAGAttagtattttaatataaaattattagatgagattttaattttttttatatctgatACATTACCATAATGTGGTAGGACTAACATCCTCAtcatttgtcaaaaaaaaaaagggaaaataaagtTGAAGCAAGATTGTAACTCTCATGAAACTTTGTGGTAGACAATCACATGGGTACTTATTTGGCTTATTAGTAGCATTTGCTGCGTGCTTTCCATAAGAAAGATGCTGGTCCAACCATTACCAATAGCCACAGTACAGACTTGTGTCAGCAATATTTAATATCCATAGCCACATTTGCAAGCTGTAAAACGTAGGATAAAGCTTATCCCAATCTTGTCAGATTGATTCTTCATGTTTTTCACGTTAGCCGCCCCCCAGTTTTCTTCCATGCATGCGACAAAGCTAGTGATCGAGACGACTCGTCTGTCAAGGTTCTCTTTGTTTCGTCCGTGGAAGCATCTGTCAAGAGAATAATAGTGAGATATCATTAGGTTGTCAAGTGTTACTAAACCTCTTCATTATCAATCTTGTGGAGAAGGCATATTGACATTTATTAGGGTAAGGACGTTGTCATCTGAAAAACGTGAGCCGTGGAAGAGAAGACAAAGTCTTCATCAAAGGACGAAGTACTACTAAAATGGCGACAACATGGTGAGGGCTAATCCATTGTCTTCGTAAACGTTTCCATGTTTCCACCGGGTTTCAGCATCTGTTCATGCACACTCGATCTCTATATAAGAAGAAGCGCACTGCGATCACATAACCTGCACCGATTCCTCCTGTATCTCCGAGCATGAGGAACTCTAGAATTCCATTCCAATGGCTGCGTGCTTCACTAGCCCTCCTCGTCGTCTTCCAATCACATGTCATGGCAACGGAAGCAAGTGGTGTTGGTGAGTGGCCTTTTAAGACCATGCTTTGAGTCTCATGTAAATTTAGGCCTCTTTGACTGAGTCATCTTGTTTTACTGGTAGGAGCTGATTGGGAATACAGCTACGATCCATGTAGCGAGCTCGGACCTCAACACTGGGGAGACCTTCATGAAGAATGGGAGACGTGCAAAACTGGAGAACAACAATCACCCATTTCGATTAAACCAAGCAATATCATCGTCAGCCCATCACTGTGGATCTTGAGAACGGGTTACGACACCAGACCTGCTTTCTTGCAGAACAAGGGGCATGAGATCCTGGTAATCGAGAAACAGATTACGTCATGCCCTCATGTCTTGGCTTTAACAGTACTGAATCCTACGTTCTCTGTGATGTTGCATGTGTGTCAGGTGAATTGGACGGAGTCGCCAGGAGATCTTATGATCGGCGAGAAGACATACCATCTCCGGCAGTGCCACTGGCACTCACCGTCGGAGCATGAACTCTATGGCAAAAGGTTTGAACTACAAAGTTTATTGCTACTTGTAGATCCAGCGATCGGCAGGCTCAACTCCTAGTTTTAACGACAGGTATCCCTTGGAGTTGCACATGGTGCACACTACTCCGGAGGGAGAAATAGCAGTCATTGGCATGTTGTACGAGTTTGGTCAATTTGCCGATCCCCTCTTGAACCAGGTTCGCATTCCCCTCCAATGGCCTGACTTGAATATGTCTTTCTCGTCAGCTGCTGGACTAACTCTTTCCCCTCTTTCTCCTTTCGGTCTCTTTTGGCACAGTTGTCGGAGGGCCTAATAGCTCTCCAGAATCAGGACATCGTGTATGTGGGGACTATCCGCCCACCTCTTATAGGTGGGAGAGAACCATACTTCAGGTACAGTGGCTCTTTGACAACCCCACCTTGCGGTGAGCCTGTGACATGGACGGTGATGAAAGAGGTACGCGTGTGCCTACCGCCACTCCTTTACCATCTCCTCATGGAAGTCGAATGATCATTCTCCGAATCGTATGTTGTTGTTTAGGTGAAGAGCGTAACGGAGAGTCAACTGGCGTCGCTGAGGATTCCCGTGCATGATGTACGTGTGGTGTTTGATCTTTTTCCCATGCATAAGATGAAGCGTTTTGTTTCTTGCATTGCCTAACCATCATCGTCTTCCATCAACCCTCGTTCTCGCAGAAGGACAACGCAAGACCAGTTCAGCCCATCAATGGACGCAACGTGTACATGTACAAGCCGCCGCACGAAGACCATGCCAGCTCTTAAAGCGAAACTGCGGATGCCTACGACGCACACTTGCATGCCTGAAAAGGATGATGAAATGGGGTTGCTACTTCTACTATGTATCTACCAGCCACTCTTTCGTTATTGCTGGGGTAGAAGCCATCTATCTACCAGTAAAAAGTAGTTCGTCACATCTACTATGTAATATGCCAATGTCCGTTGTCAGGAAATAAATGGTACGCAAGGAACATCACGTTTGATTACCTAATAAgcttgttttttttctttgggaAA is from Musa acuminata AAA Group cultivar baxijiao chromosome BXJ3-8, Cavendish_Baxijiao_AAA, whole genome shotgun sequence and encodes:
- the LOC135645551 gene encoding alpha carbonic anhydrase 7-like, with translation MRNSRIPFQWLRASLALLVVFQSHVMATEASGVGADWEYSYDPCSELGPQHWGDLHEEWETCKTGEQQSPISIKPSNIIVSPSLWILRTGYDTRPAFLQNKGHEILVNWTESPGDLMIGEKTYHLRQCHWHSPSEHELYGKRYPLELHMVHTTPEGEIAVIGMLYEFGQFADPLLNQLSEGLIALQNQDIVYVGTIRPPLIGGREPYFRYSGSLTTPPCGEPVTWTVMKEVKSVTESQLASLRIPVHDKDNARPVQPINGRNVYMYKPPHEDHASS